A genomic region of Paenibacillus sp. PL2-23 contains the following coding sequences:
- a CDS encoding 2,3-diketo-5-methylthiopentyl-1-phosphate enolase has protein sequence MSQYCIATYRTYDDKADFDKKALSIAVGLTVGSWTELPEAQKAEMEKHLGKVLSVEVHEGGPGERYADIRIAYPDINFSRDIPALLVTAFGKLSMDGRIKLIDLDVSESFASAFPGPKFGLPGVRELLGVQERPLLMSIFKSVVGHDLANLQEQFYKQALGGVDLIKDDEILFENPLTPLEKRVETCMEAARKAQEETGQKLLYAVNLTGPTSQLAQNARKAIAAGANALLFNVLAYGFDVLHELSSDPDIHVPIAAHPAMAGAMYPSPHYGISASLLLGKLMRLAGADLVLFPSPYGSVVMPKEENLAVQAALLQPLHGLRTSFPVPSAGIHPGLVPLILKDFGTDVVVNAGGGIHGHPMGTAAGGQAFRQAIEAALAGKSLQEAAEAPGHEALKAAIGAWGVREA, from the coding sequence ATGAGCCAGTATTGTATTGCAACTTATCGGACGTACGACGACAAAGCGGATTTTGACAAAAAGGCGCTGTCCATTGCTGTAGGCTTAACCGTCGGCAGCTGGACAGAGCTGCCTGAAGCCCAGAAGGCCGAGATGGAGAAGCATCTGGGCAAGGTGCTGTCTGTTGAGGTGCACGAGGGCGGACCGGGCGAGCGTTACGCCGATATCCGCATCGCGTATCCAGACATCAATTTCAGCCGCGATATCCCTGCCCTGCTTGTCACTGCGTTTGGCAAGCTGTCCATGGACGGACGTATAAAGCTTATCGATCTGGACGTGTCCGAATCGTTTGCCTCCGCGTTCCCGGGTCCCAAATTCGGCTTGCCGGGCGTCAGGGAGCTGCTGGGCGTACAAGAGCGCCCGCTGCTCATGAGCATTTTCAAATCCGTCGTAGGACATGATCTTGCGAATTTGCAGGAGCAATTCTACAAGCAGGCGCTTGGCGGCGTCGATCTGATCAAGGACGACGAAATATTGTTCGAGAATCCCCTTACGCCGCTGGAGAAGCGCGTGGAGACCTGTATGGAAGCTGCCCGCAAGGCGCAGGAGGAGACCGGCCAGAAGCTGCTGTATGCCGTCAACCTGACGGGACCAACCTCGCAGCTGGCCCAGAACGCCCGCAAGGCAATAGCCGCGGGAGCCAATGCGCTGCTGTTCAATGTGCTGGCCTATGGCTTCGACGTCCTGCATGAGCTGAGCAGCGACCCGGATATTCATGTGCCGATTGCCGCGCATCCCGCAATGGCGGGCGCGATGTACCCTTCGCCCCATTACGGCATCAGCGCTTCCCTGCTGCTTGGGAAGCTGATGAGGCTTGCGGGCGCAGACCTCGTCCTGTTCCCGTCGCCATACGGCTCCGTCGTTATGCCGAAGGAAGAGAATCTGGCTGTTCAGGCAGCGCTGCTTCAGCCGCTTCACGGCTTGAGAACCAGCTTCCCGGTGCCGTCCGCCGGCATCCATCCGGGTCTTGTGCCGCTTATTCTTAAGGACTTTGGAACCGACGTCGTTGTCAACGCGGGCGGCGGCATTCATGGCCATCCCATGGGTACGGCCGCAGGCGGACAAGCCTTCCGTCAGGCCATTGAGGCCGCTCTGGCGGGCAAGTCTCTGCAGGAGGCGGCTGAAGCACCGGGGCATGAAGCATTAAAAGCTGCAATTGGAGCATGGGGAGTAAGAGAAGCATGA
- the proC gene encoding pyrroline-5-carboxylate reductase, with protein sequence MTTLTDTGIGSMHISFYGAGSMAEAIARGLISEELVAPGKISMLNRSNAERLNELHGRYGVLTVQQGSSNESYLQEADIVFLAMKPKDAAEAIAAIAPLLSPKQLIVSVIAGLSIASLEKLLGSDMPIVRTMPNTSSSIGLGVTGISYSSNVTEQQRVITEAMFQSIGMNAVVEESLQDSVTGVSGSGPAYIYFIMEAMMRGASELGFDEATAKELVVQTVLGAAQMVKETGESPQELRRKVTSPNGTTQAAIEKMTELGLPDAIVQGMKRSTERAAEIGAAIGRSLEA encoded by the coding sequence ATGACTACCTTAACGGATACCGGAATCGGCTCCATGCATATAAGCTTTTATGGCGCCGGCTCCATGGCCGAGGCTATTGCCCGCGGCCTCATAAGCGAAGAGCTTGTCGCCCCGGGCAAAATTTCGATGCTGAACCGCAGCAATGCCGAGCGGCTGAATGAGCTGCACGGACGATACGGCGTGCTGACGGTGCAACAGGGCTCCTCCAACGAGTCGTATTTGCAGGAGGCCGATATTGTATTTCTGGCTATGAAGCCGAAGGACGCGGCGGAAGCGATCGCCGCAATCGCGCCTCTGCTCTCGCCTAAGCAGCTGATCGTGTCGGTGATCGCCGGCTTGTCCATCGCTTCGCTTGAGAAGCTGCTGGGCTCAGATATGCCTATTGTGCGCACGATGCCCAATACCTCCAGCTCCATCGGGCTGGGCGTTACCGGTATTAGCTATTCCTCGAACGTCACCGAGCAGCAGCGCGTCATTACGGAAGCCATGTTCCAGTCCATTGGCATGAACGCCGTTGTAGAGGAGTCGCTCCAGGATTCCGTTACCGGCGTGTCCGGCAGCGGTCCCGCTTATATCTATTTCATCATGGAAGCGATGATGAGGGGCGCATCCGAGCTAGGGTTCGATGAAGCAACCGCGAAGGAGCTGGTCGTTCAGACCGTTCTCGGCGCGGCCCAAATGGTGAAGGAAACCGGCGAAAGTCCACAGGAGCTGCGCCGCAAGGTTACGTCTCCGAATGGAACCACACAGGCGGCTATTGAAAAAATGACAGAGCTGGGCTTGCCGGATGCTATTGTGCAGGGCATGAAGCGCAGCACAGAACGTGCGGCGGAGATAGGCGCCGCAATTGGAAGGAGCTTGGAGGCATGA
- a CDS encoding glutamate-5-semialdehyde dehydrogenase, with translation MISEVRQKAALAQEAAAVMNRLTTEDKNAALLAMADALLARQEELIEANADDLQRGRDNGTSSSLLDRLALDSARIEGIAEGLRQIIELPDPVGELLEQFERPNGMKVEKIRVPLGVIGMIYEARPNVTVDAAGLCLKTGNCVVLRGGSAALSSNRKLIDILKYALAATALPVDALQLIEDSDRASVNEMLKLNGLLDVVIPRGGAALIRNVVENATVPVIETGAGICHVYVDDTARLDMAASIAFNAKVQRPSVCNSIETMLVHRSLGPSGLATLLAPMKDARVELRGCSEAQAWMDGIQEATDENFATEYNDYILNVRIVGGLDEALAHIRRFGTKHSECIVTETGANAQRFLQEVDAAAVYHNVSTRFTDGFEFGFGAEIGISTQKLHARGPMGLPALTSTKYRIYGNGQTRG, from the coding sequence ATGATAAGTGAAGTAAGACAGAAGGCGGCTTTGGCGCAGGAAGCGGCAGCCGTTATGAACCGTCTGACGACGGAGGACAAAAATGCGGCGCTGTTAGCAATGGCGGACGCCCTGCTGGCGCGGCAAGAGGAATTAATAGAAGCAAACGCTGACGATCTGCAGCGCGGCCGCGACAACGGCACCAGCTCTTCCCTGCTCGACAGGCTTGCTCTGGACAGCGCCCGTATCGAGGGCATCGCCGAGGGCTTGAGACAAATTATTGAGCTGCCGGATCCCGTCGGAGAGCTGCTGGAACAATTCGAGCGTCCAAACGGCATGAAGGTAGAGAAAATCCGTGTGCCGCTTGGCGTCATCGGCATGATCTACGAGGCCCGTCCCAACGTAACCGTGGACGCGGCAGGCCTATGCCTGAAAACCGGCAACTGCGTAGTCCTGCGCGGGGGCTCCGCGGCCCTCTCCTCCAACCGCAAGCTTATTGATATATTGAAGTACGCGCTGGCGGCAACCGCTTTGCCTGTGGACGCGCTGCAGCTGATTGAGGACAGCGACCGAGCGTCCGTCAACGAGATGCTGAAGCTGAACGGCCTGCTGGATGTCGTCATTCCACGCGGCGGCGCGGCGCTGATCCGCAACGTCGTGGAGAACGCCACGGTACCCGTCATTGAGACGGGCGCAGGCATCTGCCATGTTTATGTTGACGATACAGCGAGGCTGGATATGGCGGCCTCAATCGCTTTTAACGCCAAGGTGCAGCGGCCGTCCGTATGCAACTCCATCGAGACAATGCTTGTGCATCGCAGCCTCGGTCCATCTGGGCTGGCGACGCTGCTGGCTCCTATGAAGGACGCCCGTGTAGAGCTGAGGGGCTGTTCGGAGGCTCAGGCATGGATGGACGGCATTCAGGAGGCGACAGACGAGAACTTTGCGACCGAATATAACGATTATATTCTGAATGTGCGTATCGTTGGCGGACTGGACGAGGCGCTTGCGCATATTCGCCGCTTCGGCACCAAGCATTCGGAATGTATCGTAACGGAAACCGGCGCGAACGCCCAGCGTTTCCTTCAGGAGGTCGACGCGGCCGCCGTCTATCACAATGTCTCCACTCGCTTCACGGACGGGTTCGAATTTGGCTTCGGAGCGGAGATCGGCATCAGCACGCAGAAGCTCCACGCCCGTGGTCCAATGGGCTTGCCCGCTCTGACATCAACGAAATACCGCATTTACGGGAATGGCCAGACGAGAGGCTGA
- the proB gene encoding glutamate 5-kinase yields the protein MSERIVVKIGSSSLTSEEGGLNRASITFFASELASRHERGDHVMLVTSGAVAAGFRRIGYGSRPKLVHEKQAAAAVGQALLMQAYQEALGEYGLVAAQILLTRADFSNRRRIQNALMTIEELLKRRIIPIINENDTVATDELVLKFGDNDNLSALVAAMTKAAKLVIITDMDGLYTEDPRKNPQAVKIERVEQISEDILKLAGGAGSSVGTGGMRSKIEAARIAMRGGVQTFIGKVQQVGDLKLAVEGCGRGTYFDTKLHSLSMKKQWLGFHSMPIGRITVDDGAVAALLIGGKSLLPAGVTASEGDFHPGDIVEVVNRQHEVLGRGVVNYASWQLLAAAGLGSEEVARRLEVPRIEVIHRDEWVTLKS from the coding sequence ATGTCGGAACGAATTGTTGTAAAAATCGGGAGCAGCTCACTCACCTCCGAAGAAGGCGGCCTGAACCGGGCCAGCATCACATTCTTCGCTTCTGAGCTGGCTTCCCGGCATGAGCGGGGAGATCACGTCATGCTGGTCACGTCGGGGGCGGTCGCTGCCGGCTTCCGTCGCATCGGGTACGGCTCTCGGCCGAAGCTCGTGCACGAGAAGCAGGCGGCTGCAGCCGTCGGCCAGGCGCTGCTTATGCAGGCTTATCAGGAGGCGCTGGGCGAATACGGCTTGGTCGCTGCGCAAATATTGCTGACGCGTGCCGACTTCTCCAATCGGCGTCGCATTCAGAACGCCCTTATGACCATTGAGGAGCTTTTGAAGCGCCGCATCATCCCCATTATCAATGAGAATGATACCGTCGCGACTGACGAGCTGGTATTGAAATTCGGCGACAACGATAACCTGTCCGCGCTTGTGGCCGCCATGACCAAAGCCGCCAAGCTAGTTATCATTACAGATATGGACGGCTTGTATACGGAAGATCCCCGCAAAAATCCGCAGGCGGTGAAGATTGAGCGGGTCGAGCAGATTTCGGAGGATATTCTGAAGCTCGCCGGCGGCGCAGGCTCCTCCGTCGGAACGGGCGGCATGCGCTCCAAGATCGAGGCGGCGCGCATCGCGATGCGAGGCGGCGTTCAGACCTTCATAGGCAAGGTACAGCAGGTTGGCGACCTGAAGCTCGCCGTGGAGGGCTGCGGCCGGGGCACGTATTTCGATACGAAGCTGCACAGCCTCTCCATGAAGAAGCAATGGCTTGGCTTTCATTCCATGCCAATAGGACGCATTACCGTTGACGACGGCGCGGTCGCCGCTCTGCTGATCGGCGGCAAGAGTCTCCTCCCCGCCGGCGTGACGGCTAGCGAAGGCGACTTCCATCCTGGCGATATCGTAGAGGTCGTGAACCGCCAGCATGAAGTGCTTGGCAGAGGCGTTGTCAACTACGCGTCCTGGCAGCTCCTGGCCGCGGCCGGGCTAGGCTCGGAGGAGGTCGCAAGGCGGCTGGAGGTGCCTCGTATCGAGGTCATCCACCGCGATGAATGGGTAACGCTGAAATCTTAA
- a CDS encoding pyridoxal phosphate-dependent aminotransferase, whose protein sequence is MEAMEQAKRIKPAARMEGLPTQFFAKLVAKANAQIAKGKDVINLGQGNPDQPTPPHIVDKLKEAADNPLYHKYPPFSGYLFLKQAVAQRYREDYGVELDPATEVAILFGGKTGLVEISQCLLNPGDICLVPDPGYPDYWSGVALAGGEMAFMPLLEKNGYLPDFSAIDPAVADKAKLMFMNYPNNPTGAVAGPEFYEEAVAYAVKHNIVLASDFAYGAIGYDGRKQVSFLETPGAKEVGVEFYTLSKTYNMAGWRVGFALGNADVIGMINLIQDHYYCSLFGGIQEAAALALTGPQQCVEELAARYERRRDALFTALDRIGWKAERPGGSFFCWLPVPEGYTSEQFADKLLLEADVVVAPGVGFGVHGEGYVRLGLLSDEARLTEAVERIGKLGLFGS, encoded by the coding sequence ATGGAAGCAATGGAGCAAGCGAAGCGGATTAAGCCCGCCGCTCGTATGGAAGGGCTGCCTACGCAATTTTTTGCGAAGCTGGTAGCGAAGGCGAATGCTCAGATCGCCAAAGGCAAGGATGTCATCAATTTGGGACAAGGCAATCCCGATCAGCCAACGCCGCCTCATATCGTCGACAAGCTGAAGGAGGCGGCGGATAATCCCCTGTATCACAAGTACCCGCCGTTCAGCGGATACCTCTTTCTGAAGCAGGCAGTCGCGCAGCGGTACCGCGAGGATTATGGCGTCGAGCTGGATCCCGCAACAGAGGTAGCTATCCTGTTCGGCGGGAAGACTGGCCTGGTGGAGATCAGCCAGTGCCTGCTGAATCCCGGCGATATATGCCTCGTGCCAGACCCGGGCTACCCGGACTACTGGTCGGGCGTCGCGCTTGCCGGCGGCGAGATGGCGTTTATGCCTCTGCTGGAGAAGAACGGCTACCTGCCCGACTTCTCGGCGATTGATCCCGCTGTTGCGGACAAGGCGAAGCTGATGTTCATGAATTACCCCAACAACCCGACAGGCGCGGTCGCGGGCCCAGAGTTTTACGAGGAGGCCGTCGCATACGCCGTTAAGCACAATATCGTGCTCGCGAGCGACTTCGCTTACGGCGCGATTGGTTACGACGGCAGGAAGCAGGTCAGCTTCCTGGAGACGCCGGGAGCAAAGGAAGTTGGCGTCGAATTTTATACCTTGTCCAAGACGTACAACATGGCCGGCTGGCGGGTCGGCTTTGCCTTGGGCAATGCGGACGTCATCGGCATGATTAATTTGATTCAGGATCACTATTATTGCAGCCTGTTTGGCGGCATTCAGGAAGCTGCGGCGCTGGCGCTCACAGGACCTCAGCAATGCGTGGAGGAGCTGGCCGCGCGCTATGAGCGCAGGCGAGACGCTTTGTTCACGGCGCTGGACCGGATCGGCTGGAAGGCAGAGCGCCCCGGCGGCTCCTTCTTCTGCTGGCTGCCCGTGCCGGAGGGCTATACGTCGGAGCAATTCGCGGACAAGCTGCTGCTGGAGGCGGACGTGGTTGTAGCTCCAGGCGTCGGCTTCGGCGTGCACGGCGAGGGCTACGTCCGTCTGGGCTTGCTGTCTGACGAGGCCAGGCTGACAGAGGCCGTCGAAAGAATTGGCAAATTGGGCTTGTTCGGCTCCTAG
- a CDS encoding carbon-nitrogen family hydrolase — protein sequence MTKKLRLALLQMPIEAGNPQENKKKLASMLAEAMAGGEKPDVILFPELWNTGYALTEIENLADRKAEESLAFLSQFAKEHGVYVIGGSIAEGREDGVYNTMLAFDREGTLAGQYSKIHLFRLMDEEKYLQAGQEPGRLSIEGEQAGMMICYDIRFPELARTLALEGIKLLFVPAEWPNPRLHHWRTLLTARAIENQMYVVACNRMGASGETSFFGHSMVIDPWGEIVAEAGEEETILRAEIDLALVDEVRSRIPVFEDRRPALYRLD from the coding sequence ATGACGAAAAAACTGCGACTGGCGCTGCTGCAAATGCCAATTGAAGCCGGAAATCCCCAAGAAAACAAAAAAAAGCTCGCCAGCATGCTGGCCGAAGCGATGGCAGGCGGCGAGAAGCCGGATGTGATCCTGTTTCCTGAGCTGTGGAATACAGGGTATGCGTTAACGGAAATCGAGAACCTGGCCGACCGGAAGGCTGAAGAGAGCCTGGCTTTTCTATCCCAGTTCGCCAAGGAGCACGGGGTGTATGTCATCGGAGGCTCCATCGCCGAAGGCAGGGAGGACGGCGTCTATAACACCATGCTTGCGTTTGACCGCGAGGGCACGCTGGCGGGCCAATATTCGAAGATTCACTTGTTCCGCTTGATGGACGAGGAGAAATACTTGCAGGCCGGGCAGGAACCGGGCCGACTGTCCATTGAAGGGGAGCAGGCTGGCATGATGATCTGTTATGATATCCGGTTCCCGGAGCTGGCCAGAACGCTGGCGCTGGAAGGGATCAAGCTTCTGTTCGTGCCGGCGGAATGGCCGAATCCCCGGCTGCATCATTGGCGGACGCTGCTGACGGCTCGGGCCATCGAGAACCAGATGTATGTCGTCGCCTGCAACCGGATGGGCGCAAGCGGCGAAACCTCCTTCTTCGGCCATTCCATGGTCATCGATCCCTGGGGGGAGATTGTGGCGGAAGCGGGCGAGGAGGAGACGATCCTCCGCGCTGAGATCGATCTGGCGCTGGTGGACGAGGTGCGGTCCCGGATACCTGTGTTCGAGGATCGCCGACCAGCTCTCTATCGTCTCGACTAG
- a CDS encoding LysR family transcriptional regulator — translation MELRQLQYVIQIAAEKNFSRAADKLHIAQPSLSQQLSKLEQELGVLLFRRTTNSVELTQAGQVFVDKSQVILDAVEQLKQEMDDMAQMRRGRLVVGTLPITGSHILPLVLPAFGSLYPQIEVVLVEESTLKLEQLTASGGTDLSLLTLPLIDSTLTYEPYMEEQICLAVPPQHPLAGRQDAVEIEELKAEPFIKLKRGHGFRQITLELCENAGFTPQIVFESSNIETVQSLVAGGMGIAFVPRMLTRPPGAEFAPVYVRLSSKPTRTLVVASRKGRYLSKAAQAFIATLKETISAYHQNVLEKD, via the coding sequence ATGGAATTGCGCCAGCTGCAATACGTCATTCAAATCGCCGCCGAAAAAAACTTCTCCCGCGCTGCGGACAAGCTTCATATTGCCCAGCCGTCGCTCAGCCAGCAGCTGTCGAAGCTGGAGCAGGAGCTTGGCGTGCTGCTCTTCCGCCGCACCACCAACTCCGTAGAGCTGACGCAGGCGGGCCAGGTGTTCGTAGACAAGTCCCAGGTTATTCTGGACGCCGTAGAACAGCTGAAGCAGGAGATGGACGATATGGCCCAAATGCGGAGGGGCCGTCTCGTCGTCGGCACACTGCCCATTACGGGCTCTCATATTCTGCCGCTCGTCCTGCCGGCATTCGGCTCGTTGTATCCCCAGATCGAGGTTGTGCTCGTGGAGGAGTCAACGTTGAAGCTGGAGCAGCTGACGGCCAGCGGCGGCACGGATCTCAGCCTGCTGACGCTGCCGCTTATTGACAGCACGCTGACCTATGAGCCCTATATGGAGGAGCAAATCTGCCTTGCCGTCCCGCCTCAGCATCCTTTGGCGGGCCGTCAGGACGCTGTAGAGATCGAGGAGCTGAAGGCGGAGCCCTTCATTAAGCTGAAGCGAGGGCACGGGTTCCGCCAGATTACGCTGGAGCTCTGCGAGAATGCCGGCTTCACGCCGCAGATTGTATTCGAGAGCTCCAATATCGAAACCGTTCAATCGCTGGTCGCGGGCGGCATGGGCATCGCTTTTGTGCCGCGGATGCTGACCCGGCCGCCCGGCGCCGAATTCGCCCCCGTCTATGTGAGGCTTAGCTCGAAGCCGACGCGCACGCTGGTTGTCGCAAGCCGCAAGGGACGCTACTTGTCCAAGGCGGCGCAGGCCTTCATCGCTACGCTGAAGGAAACGATCAGCGCTTATCACCAGAACGTGCTGGAGAAGGACTAG
- the leuC gene encoding 3-isopropylmalate dehydratase large subunit: protein MTKKTMFEKIWDNHVIHQEEGKPSVIYIDLQLVHEVTSPQAFEGLRLSGRKVRRPDLTFATMDHNVPTKDRFNITDPISKQQIDTLTQNCKDFGVKLFDLDNIDQGVVHVMGPELGLTHPGKTIVCGDSHTSTHGAFGALAFGIGTSEVEHVLATQCLQQSKAKTMEVRFIGSRKPGVTAKDMILGVIAKYGTDFATGYVIEYTGDSIKSLTMEERMTVCNMSIEAGARAGLIAPDETTFNYLRGREYAPANFEEAVAAWSQLTTDEGAAYDTVVEFDVDALIPQVTWGTSPGMGTDITSSVPNPADMPTENERKAAEKALEYMDLKPGTPMTEIEIDYVFIGSCTNGRIEDLRAAAEIARGYKVSEKVTAIVVPGSGRVKLQAEKEGLDKIFVEAGFEWRDAGCSMCLAMNPDVLKPGQRCASTSNRNFEGRQGRGGRTHLVSPAMAVAAAVNGRFTDVRDWEIKTEVLN from the coding sequence ATGACGAAGAAAACAATGTTTGAGAAAATTTGGGACAATCACGTCATTCATCAAGAGGAAGGCAAGCCAAGCGTTATCTATATCGACCTGCAGCTCGTCCACGAGGTTACGTCCCCGCAGGCGTTCGAGGGCCTTCGCTTGTCGGGCCGCAAGGTTCGCCGTCCGGATCTGACGTTCGCAACGATGGACCACAACGTTCCGACGAAGGATCGCTTCAATATTACGGATCCTATCTCCAAGCAGCAGATCGACACGCTGACGCAGAACTGCAAGGACTTCGGCGTTAAGCTGTTCGATCTGGACAACATCGACCAAGGCGTTGTGCACGTTATGGGACCAGAGCTGGGCTTGACTCATCCTGGCAAAACCATTGTCTGCGGCGACAGCCATACTTCCACCCACGGCGCGTTCGGCGCGCTGGCCTTCGGTATCGGCACAAGCGAGGTTGAGCACGTGCTGGCCACGCAATGCCTGCAGCAATCCAAAGCCAAAACGATGGAGGTTCGCTTCATCGGCAGCCGCAAGCCTGGCGTAACAGCCAAGGATATGATCCTCGGCGTCATCGCGAAGTACGGCACGGATTTCGCTACGGGTTATGTTATTGAATATACAGGCGACTCTATCAAGAGCCTGACAATGGAAGAGCGCATGACGGTGTGCAACATGTCGATCGAAGCGGGCGCGCGCGCCGGCCTCATCGCACCTGACGAGACTACCTTCAACTACCTGCGCGGCCGCGAATACGCGCCGGCGAACTTCGAGGAAGCGGTAGCGGCATGGTCGCAGCTGACGACTGACGAAGGCGCAGCATATGACACGGTAGTAGAGTTCGACGTTGACGCCCTGATTCCGCAGGTTACTTGGGGCACAAGCCCTGGCATGGGCACGGATATTACGTCCAGTGTGCCGAACCCTGCCGATATGCCGACAGAGAATGAACGCAAAGCGGCCGAGAAGGCGCTTGAATATATGGATTTGAAGCCGGGCACGCCAATGACGGAGATCGAGATCGACTACGTATTCATCGGCTCCTGCACGAACGGACGGATTGAAGACCTGCGCGCCGCTGCCGAAATTGCAAGAGGCTACAAGGTGAGCGAGAAGGTGACTGCGATTGTGGTGCCGGGCTCCGGACGCGTGAAGCTGCAGGCTGAGAAGGAAGGTCTTGACAAAATATTTGTTGAGGCAGGCTTTGAGTGGCGCGATGCAGGCTGCTCCATGTGTCTCGCGATGAACCCTGACGTGCTGAAGCCGGGCCAGCGCTGCGCATCGACATCGAACCGGAACTTCGAGGGCCGTCAAGGCCGCGGCGGCAGAACGCACCTGGTTTCGCCGGCGATGGCGGTAGCGGCTGCTGTTAACGGACGCTTCACGGATGTTCGCGACTGGGAAATTAAGACGGAAGTGCTGAACTAA
- the leuD gene encoding 3-isopropylmalate dehydratase small subunit: MEPFKQLTGIVAPVDRVNVDTDAIIPKQFLKRIERSGFGQFLFFEWRFHENGEVNAEFEPNKARYAGASVLISRANFGCGSSREHAPWAILDYGYKVIIAPSYADIFYNNCFKNGILPIKLSEEQVEDLFQRTAKHEGYKLTVDLENKLISDEHGLQIAFDLDEHRRQFLLQGLDDIGLTLQHEDKISAYEAKHAARLG, from the coding sequence ATGGAACCATTTAAACAACTGACAGGAATCGTAGCACCGGTGGACCGGGTTAACGTAGATACGGATGCCATTATTCCAAAACAATTTCTGAAGCGCATCGAGCGCAGCGGCTTTGGTCAATTTCTGTTCTTCGAGTGGCGTTTCCACGAGAACGGCGAAGTAAATGCCGAGTTCGAGCCGAACAAGGCTCGCTACGCCGGCGCTTCGGTGCTGATCTCCAGAGCGAACTTCGGCTGCGGCTCGTCCCGCGAGCATGCGCCTTGGGCGATTCTGGACTATGGCTACAAGGTCATTATCGCGCCGTCTTATGCAGACATCTTCTACAACAACTGCTTCAAGAACGGCATTCTGCCTATCAAGCTGAGCGAGGAGCAGGTAGAAGACCTGTTCCAGCGTACGGCAAAGCATGAGGGCTACAAGCTGACCGTTGATCTGGAGAACAAGTTGATTTCGGATGAGCATGGCCTTCAGATCGCGTTCGATCTTGATGAGCATCGCCGCCAATTCCTGCTTCAAGGTTTGGACGACATTGGTCTGACGCTGCAGCACGAGGACAAAATCTCCGCTTACGAGGCCAAGCACGCGGCTCGTCTGGGCTAA